Proteins encoded by one window of Terriglobia bacterium:
- a CDS encoding nuclear transport factor 2 family protein: MKRFAFVLALIVLTVASVAAQGRGGRGGGIFAPPATPSGPIADAVNSMVTAFNNRDAAFFQKTLAPDAVWFDEDGHQLLATVWLNRLMTATPPRKLSITDLRVGNWDNAGWAGFHYTLEATNQVKGINTMSFRKVGNDWQIVMIHGAVDTLISSH; the protein is encoded by the coding sequence ATGAAGAGATTCGCTTTTGTTCTTGCCCTGATTGTGTTGACAGTTGCCAGTGTGGCCGCGCAGGGGCGTGGCGGCAGAGGCGGCGGCATTTTTGCTCCACCGGCAACTCCCTCTGGCCCCATTGCAGATGCCGTCAATTCCATGGTGACGGCTTTCAACAATCGGGACGCCGCTTTTTTCCAGAAAACCCTGGCGCCCGACGCGGTCTGGTTCGACGAGGACGGACATCAGTTGCTGGCAACCGTCTGGCTCAATCGGCTGATGACCGCCACTCCGCCTCGTAAGCTCAGCATTACCGACCTGCGTGTCGGCAATTGGGACAATGCGGGCTGGGCGGGCTTCCACTACACGCTGGAAGCAACGAATCAGGTCAAGGGCATCAATACCATGTCCTTCCGGAAGGTCGGAAACGACTGGCAGATCGTGATGATCCACGGCGCGGTGGATACGCTGATCAGCTCTCACTGA
- a CDS encoding sigma-54-dependent Fis family transcriptional regulator: MFNAEELNLLYGLARTLGEDRDYGELLTSLLDRTIESLGADRGFVLVRENGGFRAAVARNFRSEALSQTEAEVSSSIANEVLQTGKAVLVGNALDSDRYKNHPSVQRLSLRSVLCAPLLATSETFALIYLENRDIAQKFTNRQRELLDEICSLSAARLHVALAIESARRKARELESHIGEADGIITADPAVGAVLETVRQVAATDLPVLIQGETGTGKELVARALYRQSSRSSGPFVILNCAVLPASLIESELFGVVRGAFTGADRDRVGLIGSAHRGTLFLDEIGELPVELQPRLLRVLQSGEFTRLGSTRTETADIRVIAATNRDLEREIESGAFRSDLFFRLATITLKLPPLRERVHDIPLLADHFLKQYATRFGRETGRLSAELLASLLAYSFPGNVRELEAEMARLAALSRPGAVLMPDALSDRIRGTQKDVLQPMSIAEMEKRLIVLVLKTTDGNRTRAAEILGISREGLRTKMQRYGLSDASQ; this comes from the coding sequence ATGTTCAACGCCGAAGAACTGAACCTCCTCTACGGGCTTGCCCGGACCCTGGGCGAAGACCGTGATTACGGCGAGTTGTTGACCAGTCTTCTGGACCGCACGATCGAGAGTCTCGGCGCAGATCGCGGCTTCGTTCTGGTCCGGGAAAATGGGGGTTTCAGGGCTGCCGTGGCCCGGAACTTCCGGAGCGAAGCTCTCTCGCAGACCGAAGCGGAAGTCAGCAGTTCCATCGCAAATGAGGTGCTCCAGACCGGCAAAGCAGTGCTCGTGGGCAATGCCCTCGATTCCGATCGATATAAGAATCATCCCAGCGTGCAGCGGCTCTCCCTCCGGTCTGTTCTCTGCGCCCCGCTGCTGGCTACTTCCGAGACCTTCGCTCTGATCTATCTCGAGAATCGGGATATTGCCCAGAAGTTTACCAACCGCCAGCGGGAGCTCCTCGACGAGATCTGCAGCCTCTCGGCGGCAAGGCTTCACGTTGCATTGGCGATCGAATCGGCGAGGCGGAAGGCGCGTGAACTGGAAAGTCACATCGGCGAAGCCGATGGGATTATTACGGCCGATCCCGCGGTCGGTGCGGTTCTGGAAACGGTCCGGCAAGTCGCGGCCACCGATTTGCCGGTCCTGATTCAGGGCGAAACCGGAACGGGCAAAGAACTGGTCGCCCGCGCGCTTTATCGGCAAAGTTCACGTTCATCCGGCCCGTTTGTTATCTTGAATTGCGCTGTTCTGCCGGCCAGCCTGATCGAATCGGAGCTTTTCGGAGTGGTGCGCGGCGCATTCACCGGAGCGGATCGCGATCGCGTGGGATTGATCGGATCGGCGCATCGCGGCACGTTGTTTCTCGACGAGATCGGAGAATTGCCGGTGGAACTGCAGCCGCGCCTGCTTCGTGTGCTGCAATCCGGTGAATTTACCCGGCTGGGATCCACGCGCACGGAAACCGCCGATATTCGGGTTATTGCCGCGACGAATCGCGACCTGGAGCGCGAAATCGAATCGGGTGCGTTCCGCAGCGATCTTTTCTTCCGTCTGGCGACGATCACGCTGAAGCTGCCGCCGCTTCGCGAACGTGTCCACGACATCCCGCTGCTGGCGGACCATTTCCTGAAGCAATATGCGACACGCTTTGGCCGGGAGACGGGCCGTCTCTCGGCCGAACTGCTCGCATCGCTGCTGGCTTATTCATTTCCAGGCAATGTTCGCGAGCTCGAGGCAGAAATGGCCCGTCTGGCCGCGCTGTCGCGCCCCGGTGCCGTGCTGATGCCCGATGCTTTGAGCGATCGTATTCGCGGAACGCAGAAGGACGTCCTTCAGCCAATGTCCATCGCCGAGATGGAGAAGCGCCTCATCGTGCTCGTTCTGAAAACAACCGACGGCAACCGCACTCGCGCCGCCGAAATCCTCGGCATCAGCCGCGAGGGCCTGCGCACCAAGATGCAACGCTACGGTTTGAGCGATGCCTCTCAGTGA